The DNA segment CTTTGAAAAACGGCGCTCAAAGTAGCCGCATAACATGGCGCTCAACCTCGCTCCCTTCGGTCGCTGGACGCTGCGCGATAAAGCCGCGCAGCGCCGGTTAGGCGGATGCGCCGGTAACGTCGTTCTTGTAGCGGGCGTCGAAGCGGGAGACGTCGAGCCGGTGATCGACCAGGTAGTTCAGGGCATGCTCGAAGGTACCCGGATGCAACTGCCGGTCGAGATCGACGGCAATGAAGCGCGGGCTGGTGTCTATCTGCTTGTAGCGGGCCATGATTGCTCCTTCGCAAGAACTTATGCTTGGAGTATTGATATTCCATTTGGTTCACGGCAGGATGCGTGGATGAAAAGACTTTTTCTACAGCTTCGTTGGGCGTCAGAAGAGCACCTTGATACGTGTTCTCGTATTTGCTAACATTCGATTATGTCTTTCGAGATCGAGTACTTCCACGAGCGGGTGCTTCACGACGTTGAGTCGTGGCCTGTGGACGTCCTAGCCGACTACGCACGCTTGGTTGAACTGCTAATCGAACACGGACCGAGTCTCAGGCTCCCGCACTCGCGAGCCTTTGGTGACGGCTTGTTTGAGCTTCGGCCTCGCGGTCGTTCCGGCATTGGTCGAGCGTTCTACTGCTTTCTCGTTGGCAAACGGGTTGTCGTCCTGCACGCCTTCATAAAG comes from the Sulfuritalea hydrogenivorans sk43H genome and includes:
- a CDS encoding type II toxin-antitoxin system RelE/ParE family toxin, whose amino-acid sequence is MSFEIEYFHERVLHDVESWPVDVLADYARLVELLIEHGPSLRLPHSRAFGDGLFELRPRGRSGIGRAFYCFLVGKRVVVLHAFIKKSQETPDRELKLARKRMKEVSNG